From Gottschalkia purinilytica, one genomic window encodes:
- a CDS encoding MarR family winged helix-turn-helix transcriptional regulator: MTEKTNKVIGEFIKMVEKISNGKTNILDFGSEDMCFYRGEIHMIKLIGDAPGVYISEMARNLNITRAVVSKTIMKLEKRGLIEKVEDEEDKKRLKLYLTSKGQEAYRLHNEYHQKYDKPLFEYVDSLNEKELKIIENFLKKASDLVDNHF, from the coding sequence ATGACGGAAAAAACAAATAAAGTAATAGGTGAATTTATAAAAATGGTAGAAAAAATTTCAAATGGAAAGACTAATATTCTTGACTTTGGATCGGAAGATATGTGCTTTTATAGAGGAGAAATCCATATGATTAAATTAATAGGAGATGCTCCAGGTGTGTATATTTCTGAAATGGCTAGAAACTTGAATATAACAAGAGCAGTAGTTTCAAAGACTATAATGAAACTTGAAAAAAGAGGATTGATAGAAAAAGTAGAAGATGAAGAAGATAAAAAAAGATTGAAGCTATATTTAACTTCTAAAGGACAGGAAGCATATAGACTTCATAATGAATATCATCAAAAATATGATAAACCTTTATTTGAATATGTAGATAGCTTAAATGAAAAAGAACTTAAAATTATTGAGAATTTTTTAAAAAAGGCATCAGATTTAGTGGATAATCATTTCTAA
- a CDS encoding methyltransferase: MTSLDNIEELIIKGSQEALEKTNEGVDAYDFSEFARLSVNDIYSGRIQSFLKSIEKIYSNNKIGKALDLGGGSGIMAIEFVNKYPQVKGVIFEHPKVVKVPLQLIKEKDIGDKVTVVSGDFNKDDIGSGYDLIIASGIIDFSGNNPEVLIKKMYDALNPGGLIYLVSHEVSEDYLKPKEAIVGWLSSHLEGLDILLTKKRVVDSLEKVGFTKIKEDISKETTSRIQGEFYQKNK; encoded by the coding sequence ATGACTTCTCTTGATAATATCGAAGAACTTATAATAAAAGGTTCACAGGAAGCTTTAGAGAAAACAAATGAAGGGGTAGATGCATATGATTTTTCAGAGTTTGCAAGACTTTCTGTTAATGATATATATTCAGGTAGAATACAATCTTTTTTAAAGTCTATAGAAAAGATATATTCTAATAATAAGATAGGGAAAGCTCTAGACCTTGGAGGAGGATCAGGTATCATGGCTATAGAATTTGTAAATAAATATCCTCAAGTAAAAGGTGTAATATTTGAACATCCTAAAGTTGTAAAAGTACCTCTTCAATTAATCAAAGAAAAAGATATAGGGGATAAGGTAACAGTAGTTTCTGGAGATTTCAATAAAGATGATATTGGAAGTGGATATGATCTTATTATAGCATCTGGAATAATAGATTTTTCAGGAAATAATCCGGAAGTTCTAATTAAAAAGATGTATGATGCATTAAATCCAGGAGGACTTATTTACCTAGTATCCCATGAAGTGAGTGAGGATTATTTAAAACCAAAAGAAGCTATTGTCGGATGGTTATCCAGTCATTTGGAAGGACTAGACATACTTCTTACTAAGAAAAGAGTAGTAGATTCTTTAGAAAAGGTAGGTTTTACAAAGATTAAAGAAGATATTTCTAAAGAAACTACATCAAGAATACAAGGGGAGTTTTATCAAAAAAATAAATAA
- a CDS encoding methyltransferase family protein has protein sequence MEDIKYNPKPYYNMVQNYKETQLLFSAIRLDIFSELSEFISAEEIAMNTGYNKRSLGFYLNTLASIGLLEKK, from the coding sequence ATGGAAGATATAAAATACAATCCAAAACCTTACTATAATATGGTTCAAAATTATAAAGAAACTCAATTATTATTTAGTGCAATAAGATTAGATATATTTTCAGAATTAAGTGAATTTATTTCAGCAGAAGAGATTGCTATGAATACTGGATATAATAAAAGAAGCTTGGGTTTTTATTTAAATACATTAGCTTCAATAGGTCTTCTAGAGAAAAAATGA
- a CDS encoding alanine/glycine:cation symporter family protein: protein METIKMIVGSVNTVLWDYVLVVALIGIGIFMTVKLKFLQFTRLFPSLGKMFSQLKNKETVEEGKMTPFQALSTAVAAQVGTGNIVGVATAIAAGGPGAAFWMLVSAFFGMSTIFSEAVLAQKYRETKDGQLVGGPAYYIKNGLKSKGLSMFFAIACIFALGIVGIMVQSNSVAGSVSDAFGVPKIAITIVLTIVVTLILMGGMGRIASFAETVVPIMAVAYILGSLLIIFFNIENLIPAIKSIFVGAFSPQAIGGGALGITVQQTIRYGLSRGLFSNEAGMGSTPHSHAVANTDHPAEQGFTAMVGVFISTFLICISTVMVNITSQSYNPNISAVKMTESATIMTQSGFASGFGTFGGMFLSICLSFFSLTTIIGWYFFAESNVKFVFNSKARTLRTFKVLAIIALVIGTLIDATFVWELADMFMGIMAIPNIIALFLLSKEVRKILDEYDELHAIKKETTKKERLVEKEIL from the coding sequence ATGGAAACAATTAAAATGATAGTTGGTTCTGTGAACACAGTCTTATGGGATTATGTACTAGTAGTTGCTTTAATAGGTATAGGTATTTTTATGACTGTGAAACTTAAGTTTTTACAGTTTACTAGATTATTTCCATCCCTCGGGAAAATGTTTTCCCAATTAAAAAATAAGGAGACAGTAGAAGAAGGAAAGATGACACCTTTTCAGGCTCTATCAACTGCAGTAGCAGCTCAAGTTGGTACAGGAAATATAGTAGGAGTAGCTACGGCTATAGCTGCTGGAGGACCTGGAGCAGCATTTTGGATGTTAGTATCTGCATTCTTTGGAATGAGTACTATATTTAGTGAAGCAGTTTTAGCACAAAAGTATAGAGAAACTAAAGATGGACAACTAGTAGGTGGACCTGCTTACTATATAAAAAATGGTTTAAAGTCTAAAGGATTATCTATGTTTTTCGCAATAGCTTGTATCTTTGCACTGGGAATAGTTGGTATCATGGTACAATCTAACTCAGTAGCTGGTTCAGTTAGTGATGCATTTGGAGTGCCAAAGATTGCTATTACAATTGTACTTACAATTGTTGTGACACTTATATTAATGGGTGGTATGGGAAGAATAGCATCATTTGCAGAAACAGTAGTACCAATTATGGCTGTTGCATATATACTTGGAAGTTTGTTAATAATCTTCTTTAATATAGAAAACCTTATCCCTGCAATAAAAAGCATCTTTGTGGGAGCGTTTTCCCCACAAGCAATTGGTGGAGGAGCACTTGGTATCACAGTTCAACAAACTATTAGATATGGTTTGTCAAGGGGACTTTTTTCAAATGAAGCTGGTATGGGTTCAACTCCACATTCACATGCAGTGGCTAATACTGACCATCCTGCCGAACAAGGTTTCACTGCTATGGTAGGGGTATTTATATCAACATTCTTGATTTGTATATCAACAGTTATGGTTAATATTACATCACAATCATACAACCCAAACATATCAGCAGTTAAAATGACTGAATCAGCAACTATAATGACACAAAGTGGGTTTGCATCAGGATTTGGTACATTTGGTGGAATGTTCTTATCAATATGTTTATCATTTTTCTCACTTACAACAATAATAGGATGGTATTTCTTTGCTGAGTCAAATGTCAAATTTGTATTTAATTCTAAAGCAAGAACACTAAGAACATTTAAAGTTTTAGCTATAATAGCCTTGGTAATAGGTACTTTAATAGATGCTACATTTGTATGGGAATTAGCAGATATGTTCATGGGTATTATGGCTATACCGAACATAATAGCATTATTCCTATTATCTAAAGAAGTCCGTAAAATACTTGACGAATATGATGAATTACATGCAATTAAAAAAGAAACTACAAAAAAAGAGCGTTTAGTTGAAAAAGAGATTTTATAA
- a CDS encoding response regulator: MNIFIIEDDNNIIRILEKIIRDRELGKLIGYANDGMTGLEKIQTEKPDIVLVDLLMPGKDGISLVREARSIYPDIQFIMISQVSSKDMIGKAYQSGVEYFISKPINAIEIESVIHKVQDKINMNQKLNQIQSLFTKDNNNQEGKKDCNRVEKIKKIMQRIGIIGESGSKDIINITKYLIDTKQSIFEFTVKELCSKFTDQPKTMEQRIRRTATVGMINLANMGIEDYTNEIYYEYSNGLYNFEQVKIEMDYIRGKSKKRGTVNLKKFIDGLIFYSNENE; the protein is encoded by the coding sequence GTGAACATATTTATCATTGAAGACGATAATAACATTATTAGAATTCTAGAAAAAATAATAAGAGATAGAGAGTTAGGCAAACTAATAGGCTATGCTAATGATGGAATGACTGGCTTAGAAAAAATACAAACTGAAAAACCAGATATTGTTCTAGTAGACCTACTGATGCCAGGTAAGGATGGGATAAGCTTAGTAAGAGAGGCAAGGTCTATATATCCTGATATACAGTTTATTATGATATCTCAAGTGTCATCTAAAGATATGATTGGTAAGGCCTATCAAAGTGGAGTAGAGTACTTTATTTCAAAACCTATTAATGCTATTGAGATTGAGAGTGTTATTCATAAGGTACAAGATAAAATAAATATGAATCAAAAATTAAATCAAATTCAAAGTCTGTTTACTAAGGACAACAATAATCAGGAAGGTAAAAAAGACTGTAATAGAGTTGAAAAAATAAAAAAAATAATGCAGAGAATTGGAATTATAGGTGAATCAGGAAGTAAAGATATCATCAATATAACAAAATATTTGATTGATACAAAACAAAGTATATTTGAATTTACTGTAAAGGAGCTTTGTAGTAAATTCACCGATCAACCTAAAACTATGGAACAAAGAATTAGAAGAACAGCTACTGTTGGAATGATAAATCTTGCAAACATGGGAATTGAGGATTACACCAATGAAATATATTATGAATATTCCAATGGATTATATAACTTTGAACAGGTAAAAATAGAGATGGATTACATAAGAGGTAAAAGCAAGAAAAGGGGAACGGTAAATTTAAAGAAATTTATTGATGGATTGATTTTTTATAGTAATGAAAATGAATGA
- a CDS encoding sensor histidine kinase, protein MSNLKHLKKILGASAIVALASQINIGILDTDFRVSAGIIFFVLFLFQYKDLKPVLMGLISGIAVYLLRLIICLAGKGNLSEVIFSYQLEILFYTFYGVIYSLLTRRSNRDNLNQLVFILIASDLCANLIEIFVRIMVGDSHFHREIIITLLLVAIVRSVIVWFLLSWLRYYRMLLMKEDHEKRYTKLLWLTAQLKSEMYWMEKNMVNIERIMSNSYELFEKIGLKEDENSWADRAVTIAKDVHEIKKEYELAIRGIKELTENKLQDEGMNFKDIITILDETMKREIRHLGKNIELLFEVGENFYTSKHYYLMSVFRNLIINAIDAISDSGKVAKISFIHKTEKEQHVFIISDTGCGIDEEDLKHIFSPGFSTKINYSTGQINRGLGLSVVQEMVERHFEGRITVNSVKGKGTTFCVYIPRNSVEVNFSEHIYH, encoded by the coding sequence GTGAGTAACTTGAAACATTTGAAAAAGATATTAGGTGCTTCAGCTATAGTTGCATTAGCTTCACAAATCAATATTGGAATACTTGATACAGATTTTAGAGTTTCAGCAGGTATAATATTTTTTGTACTATTCCTTTTTCAATATAAAGATTTAAAGCCAGTTCTGATGGGATTAATATCAGGAATAGCTGTTTATCTTCTTAGGTTAATAATCTGCCTTGCAGGAAAAGGTAATCTTAGTGAGGTCATATTTTCATATCAATTAGAGATATTATTTTATACATTTTATGGAGTTATTTATTCATTGTTAACCAGAAGAAGTAATAGAGACAACCTCAATCAGTTAGTGTTTATTTTGATTGCCAGTGACTTATGTGCTAACTTAATAGAAATATTTGTTAGAATTATGGTAGGAGATTCTCATTTTCATAGGGAAATTATTATAACATTACTACTTGTAGCTATAGTACGTTCTGTTATAGTATGGTTTTTATTAAGTTGGCTTAGATACTATAGAATGCTTCTTATGAAGGAAGATCATGAGAAAAGATATACAAAGCTTTTATGGTTGACTGCACAGCTAAAATCGGAAATGTATTGGATGGAAAAGAATATGGTCAACATAGAAAGGATTATGTCTAACTCCTATGAACTATTTGAAAAGATTGGTCTTAAAGAAGATGAAAATAGTTGGGCAGATAGGGCAGTAACTATTGCTAAGGATGTTCATGAGATAAAAAAAGAATATGAATTAGCTATTCGTGGTATAAAAGAACTTACAGAAAATAAGCTTCAAGATGAAGGAATGAATTTTAAAGATATTATTACTATACTAGATGAAACCATGAAAAGGGAAATAAGACATTTGGGCAAAAATATTGAGTTATTATTCGAAGTTGGAGAAAATTTTTATACTTCAAAACACTATTATCTTATGTCAGTATTTCGAAATCTTATTATAAATGCAATAGACGCAATATCTGATTCAGGCAAAGTTGCTAAGATTAGCTTTATTCATAAAACTGAGAAGGAACAGCATGTTTTTATAATCTCTGATACTGGCTGTGGAATAGATGAAGAAGATTTAAAACATATTTTTTCACCTGGATTTTCAACTAAGATAAATTATAGTACAGGTCAAATTAACAGAGGATTGGGTTTAAGTGTAGTTCAAGAAATGGTTGAAAGACATTTTGAAGGTAGAATTACTGTAAACTCCGTAAAAGGTAAAGGAACAACATTCTGTGTTTATATACCAAGAAACTCTGTGGAGGTGAATTTTAGTGAACATATTTATCATTGA
- a CDS encoding ATP-binding cassette domain-containing protein, whose translation MLELKNIKKTYKIGDIETKALDDISVAFREKEFVAILGTSGSGKTTCLNIIGGLDRYDSGDLIIKGKKTKNFRDKDWDAYRNNSIGFVFQSYNLIPHLSIVANVELGMTLSGVSAQKKHERAITVLEQVGLKDHLHKKPNQLSGGQMQRVAIARALANDPEILLCDEPTGALDTATSVQIMDLIKEVAKDRLVIMVTHNPELAEQYADRTIRFKDGHIISDTNPYQEDTKSDEFNLKKTSMSFFTALNLSFKNLRTKKGRTFLIAFASSIGIIGIALVLSLSNGFNKQINNFESSTLSGFPIMVTQSTTDINMEEMREQNKERLGQSEKEGKYPADKVIYPYDPSKNNKTHTNVFTDKYIEYIEKIDPSILSGISYTRLVNMNMLRKDGDKVSVVNPSSLNFAAYPTNLDENKKSYLETNYDLLAGKYPRDMKELVLIADSYNKIDSSVLKELGLNSDTKSISFDDIIGRELKVVLNDDFYVQNGSHFVTNVAPDALKKLYDNENTITLKIAGIIRANKDTKIETLSAGVAYSDELSKFFIENAKNSSIVKAQMSADYNVLTGESFSDNSANAAQPVQSGNNPMTGNINKPMTKDSMLSVLGAKGTPYLISLYPTDFTAKEDVLNYLDDWNKGKSDNDKIIYTDMAHTFSTLSGGIMDAITLVLIAFAAVSLVVSLIMIGIITYISVLERTKEIGILRALGGRKKDITRVFNAETFIVGTFSGLLGIGIAYLLTFPINTVLENVTDLANVAQLNPLHAILLVIISVLLTMLGGAIPAKMAAKKDPVEALRSE comes from the coding sequence ATGCTAGAACTTAAGAATATTAAAAAGACATATAAAATAGGTGATATCGAAACAAAGGCACTAGATGACATCAGTGTTGCATTTCGTGAAAAAGAATTTGTAGCTATTCTCGGTACAAGTGGTTCTGGAAAAACAACATGCTTGAATATTATCGGAGGACTAGATAGATATGATTCCGGTGATCTTATTATCAAAGGAAAGAAAACTAAAAATTTTAGAGACAAAGACTGGGATGCATATCGAAACAATTCTATCGGCTTTGTATTTCAAAGCTATAACTTGATCCCACATCTGAGTATTGTTGCCAATGTTGAATTAGGTATGACGTTAAGTGGTGTTTCTGCACAGAAAAAACATGAACGTGCTATTACAGTATTGGAACAGGTTGGGCTTAAAGATCATCTTCATAAAAAACCAAATCAACTTTCTGGTGGACAAATGCAACGTGTTGCCATTGCCCGTGCACTTGCCAATGATCCAGAAATTTTACTATGTGATGAACCTACTGGGGCGTTGGATACTGCGACTAGTGTTCAAATTATGGATTTAATTAAAGAAGTAGCTAAAGACCGTTTAGTTATTATGGTTACTCATAATCCTGAGTTAGCAGAACAGTATGCAGATCGTACAATACGTTTCAAAGATGGTCATATTATATCAGATACAAATCCATATCAGGAAGATACAAAGTCTGACGAATTCAATCTGAAAAAAACAAGTATGAGTTTTTTTACGGCGTTAAATCTTTCATTCAAAAATTTACGTACAAAGAAAGGACGTACATTTTTAATTGCTTTTGCTTCAAGTATAGGAATCATTGGTATTGCTCTAGTATTGTCTTTGTCTAATGGTTTCAATAAGCAAATAAACAACTTTGAGTCTAGTACTTTATCAGGATTTCCTATTATGGTTACTCAGTCAACTACAGATATTAATATGGAAGAAATGAGAGAGCAAAATAAAGAAAGGCTTGGTCAATCTGAAAAAGAGGGTAAATATCCAGCTGATAAAGTGATCTATCCATACGATCCTAGTAAAAACAATAAGACTCATACTAATGTATTTACAGATAAGTATATAGAATATATTGAGAAAATAGATCCTTCAATTTTATCTGGTATTTCTTATACAAGACTTGTAAATATGAATATGCTTCGTAAGGATGGAGACAAAGTGTCTGTTGTAAACCCATCTTCACTTAATTTTGCAGCATACCCTACAAATCTTGATGAAAATAAGAAAAGTTATCTTGAAACAAATTATGATTTACTTGCTGGAAAATATCCAAGAGATATGAAAGAGCTAGTACTTATTGCTGACAGTTATAACAAAATTGATAGTTCTGTTTTAAAAGAACTTGGTCTCAATAGTGACACAAAAAGCATTAGTTTTGATGATATCATTGGACGTGAACTTAAAGTTGTTTTAAATGATGATTTTTATGTTCAAAATGGCTCTCATTTTGTAACAAACGTAGCACCTGATGCATTGAAAAAATTATATGACAACGAAAATACGATTACACTAAAAATTGCAGGTATAATCCGTGCAAACAAAGATACTAAAATAGAAACTCTTTCAGCTGGAGTTGCTTACTCTGATGAGCTTTCTAAGTTTTTTATAGAGAATGCAAAAAATTCTTCTATCGTTAAAGCTCAAATGAGTGCAGATTACAATGTTCTTACTGGAGAAAGTTTCTCTGATAATTCAGCTAACGCTGCTCAGCCTGTTCAATCAGGTAATAATCCTATGACTGGAAATATCAATAAACCAATGACAAAAGACAGCATGTTATCTGTATTGGGAGCAAAGGGAACTCCATACTTGATATCATTATATCCTACAGATTTTACTGCAAAAGAAGATGTTCTTAACTATCTTGATGATTGGAACAAAGGCAAATCTGATAATGATAAAATCATATATACAGATATGGCTCACACTTTTTCGACTCTTTCCGGTGGGATTATGGATGCTATTACATTGGTACTAATTGCTTTTGCAGCAGTTTCTCTTGTTGTATCATTGATTATGATTGGCATTATTACCTATATTTCTGTGCTTGAACGTACGAAAGAAATTGGTATTTTAAGAGCTCTTGGTGGACGAAAGAAAGATATTACCCGTGTGTTCAATGCTGAAACGTTTATTGTTGGTACTTTTTCAGGATTGTTAGGAATAGGAATTGCCTATTTATTGACATTCCCAATTAATACAGTACTTGAAAATGTTACAGATTTAGCTAATGTAGCACAACTCAATCCACTTCACGCTATTCTTCTTGTTATTATCAGCGTTTTACTGACAATGCTTGGAGGAGCTATTCCAGCAAAAATGGCCGCAAAGAAGGATCCTGTTGAAGCATTACGTTCCGAATAA
- a CDS encoding HAMP domain-containing sensor histidine kinase, protein MRLFKRVFANWWLTLVGYVFILMILSMMIMAGIGTILLKLKLFTVGEPNFAVVIIAFTMTSILLGTVITSIVGKRFMRPIILLTKATEEIAKGNFDVSVPEYRVHTSFDHLIQDFNKMARELKGIETLRSDFIVNVSHEFKTPIASIEGYATLLQDENTSIEERYEYTQMIIDSVKQLSTLSSNILNLSKLENQEIVIEKHPFQLDEQIRQAFLILEPQWSQKNIQIYPELSPAIYYGNADLMMQVWLNIIGNAIKFTKKSGSISADLIASQHEISVIISDTGIGMTAEVQKHIFEKFYQGNHDRSTEGNGLGLALVKRIIDLCGGTITVQSRSHIGTSFKIVLPIEEYD, encoded by the coding sequence ATGAGGCTATTTAAAAGAGTTTTTGCTAACTGGTGGCTGACATTGGTTGGTTATGTCTTTATACTAATGATATTGTCAATGATGATTATGGCTGGAATTGGGACTATACTTTTAAAGCTTAAGCTGTTCACAGTGGGAGAACCAAACTTTGCTGTCGTGATCATTGCATTTACTATGACTAGTATTCTTCTTGGGACAGTTATAACGTCCATAGTTGGAAAACGATTCATGCGACCTATTATTCTGTTAACAAAAGCAACCGAGGAAATTGCAAAAGGTAATTTTGATGTTTCTGTACCTGAATATCGTGTGCATACGAGTTTTGATCATTTGATTCAAGATTTTAATAAAATGGCTAGAGAATTGAAAGGAATTGAAACATTGCGGTCAGACTTTATTGTTAATGTATCTCATGAATTTAAAACACCGATTGCTTCCATTGAAGGCTATGCTACCCTTCTTCAAGATGAAAATACTTCAATTGAGGAACGATATGAATATACACAAATGATTATTGATAGTGTTAAACAGCTTTCTACGCTTTCTTCTAACATATTAAATCTGTCTAAATTGGAGAATCAAGAAATTGTAATAGAAAAACATCCATTCCAACTCGATGAGCAAATTAGACAGGCATTTTTAATATTGGAGCCACAATGGAGTCAGAAGAATATTCAAATATATCCAGAATTGAGTCCAGCTATCTATTATGGAAATGCTGATTTAATGATGCAGGTGTGGTTAAATATCATTGGAAATGCAATAAAATTCACCAAGAAATCTGGATCAATTTCAGCTGACTTAATTGCTTCCCAGCATGAAATATCTGTTATTATTTCTGATACAGGTATTGGCATGACAGCAGAAGTACAAAAGCATATCTTTGAAAAATTCTATCAAGGAAATCATGATAGATCTACAGAAGGAAATGGACTTGGTCTTGCTCTTGTTAAACGTATTATTGATTTGTGTGGAGGGACTATTACAGTTCAAAGCCGATCTCATATAGGAACCAGTTTTAAAATAGTACTCCCAATTGAAGAATATGATTAA
- a CDS encoding response regulator transcription factor, with the protein MFNILVVEDDHKLRKLMCTVLSKNGYQPFPAKDGLEALDILDKQYIDLIISDIMMPNMDGYELAESLRSANYNMPILIVTAKESFHDKKKAFLIGTDDYMVKPIDVNEMILRVGALFRRAKITNEHKLTFGESTLNYDTFTVCLNEEELVLPQKEFLLLYKLMSYPNKIFTRQTLMDEIWGPDSETDIRTVDVHVNRLRERFKECKKFEIITVRGLGYKVVKSE; encoded by the coding sequence ATGTTCAATATTCTTGTTGTAGAAGATGATCATAAATTAAGAAAGTTAATGTGTACTGTACTAAGCAAAAATGGATATCAACCTTTTCCTGCAAAGGATGGATTAGAGGCACTTGATATTTTAGACAAGCAGTATATTGATTTGATTATTTCTGATATCATGATGCCGAATATGGATGGATATGAATTAGCCGAAAGTTTGCGATCGGCAAATTATAATATGCCGATTTTGATAGTAACTGCAAAAGAGTCTTTTCATGATAAAAAGAAAGCATTCCTCATTGGAACGGATGATTATATGGTAAAGCCTATTGATGTCAATGAAATGATTCTTAGAGTAGGAGCTTTGTTTCGTAGGGCAAAAATCACAAATGAACATAAATTAACATTCGGAGAATCAACTTTGAATTACGATACATTTACAGTATGTTTAAATGAAGAGGAACTTGTCCTTCCACAAAAAGAGTTTTTACTTTTATATAAATTGATGTCCTATCCTAATAAAATTTTTACAAGACAGACACTAATGGATGAAATTTGGGGCCCAGACTCTGAAACAGATATACGAACAGTTGATGTTCATGTTAATCGCCTTAGGGAACGCTTTAAAGAATGTAAAAAATTTGAGATTATAACTGTTCGTGGTCTAGGATATAAGGTGGTGAAATCCGAATGA
- a CDS encoding iron dependent repressor, metal binding and dimerization domain protein produces MVELISKKHHVIKQSLTEILNIDSSVAETDACAIEHVISNKSISDIREFMRAYKK; encoded by the coding sequence ATGGTTGAACTTATTTCAAAAAAACATCATGTAATAAAACAATCTTTAACTGAAATTCTGAATATAGACTCTTCAGTGGCTGAAACTGATGCTTGTGCAATAGAACATGTAATAAGCAATAAATCCATTTCTGATATTCGAGAATTCATGAGAGCATACAAAAAATAA
- a CDS encoding MarR family transcriptional regulator has translation MKKNHNKIETDMILNKLLSLFNYLNNFDEVHEKSLKDLVIKYNYKNIYDKNLTLSEFHVIDCIGKNQLSNTTFISRELSMTKGAISKITTKLLEKDLIRENRLENNKKEIYYTLTSQGKEVFEIHEKLHEAENEKFVNILNRYNKEELNIINNFLEDLINGI, from the coding sequence ATGAAGAAAAATCATAACAAAATAGAGACAGATATGATATTAAATAAACTGTTATCATTATTTAATTACTTAAATAACTTTGATGAAGTTCATGAAAAGTCTTTAAAGGATTTGGTAATTAAATATAATTATAAAAATATTTATGATAAAAACTTAACGCTTTCAGAATTTCATGTAATTGATTGTATTGGAAAGAACCAATTGTCAAATACAACATTTATATCAAGAGAATTAAGTATGACTAAAGGTGCTATATCGAAGATAACTACTAAATTATTAGAAAAAGATTTAATAAGAGAAAATCGTTTAGAAAACAATAAAAAAGAAATTTATTACACGCTAACATCTCAAGGAAAAGAGGTTTTTGAAATACATGAAAAGCTTCATGAAGCAGAAAATGAAAAATTCGTAAATATCTTAAATAGATATAATAAAGAAGAGTTAAACATAATTAATAACTTTTTAGAAGATTTAATAAATGGGATTTAA
- a CDS encoding cyclase family protein produces the protein MKIDLSFKVEKTILDETLGALKQGDKNIEKAGHIGTHFDVMNKEFSLENIITNGKVFDISHIKTRQIEVEDLDLSTVQENDFVMFYSGILKEHKYGTKEYFSTYTELSDELINYLIDKKVSFIGVDMAGAKKPDDHLRIDQYCADRGVFIIENLNNLDLLLKETSGKPFTVYTFPVNMGGFSGLPCRVVAEL, from the coding sequence ATGAAAATTGATTTGAGTTTTAAAGTAGAAAAAACAATATTGGACGAGACACTCGGTGCTCTTAAACAAGGTGATAAAAATATCGAAAAAGCTGGACACATAGGCACTCATTTTGATGTAATGAACAAGGAATTTTCTCTAGAAAATATCATAACAAATGGAAAAGTATTTGATATAAGTCATATTAAAACTAGACAAATTGAAGTAGAAGATTTAGATCTAAGTACAGTACAAGAAAATGATTTTGTAATGTTTTATTCAGGGATTTTAAAAGAACATAAATATGGTACAAAAGAATACTTTTCAACATATACAGAGTTATCTGATGAATTGATTAACTATCTCATTGACAAAAAAGTGAGCTTTATAGGAGTAGATATGGCTGGAGCAAAAAAGCCAGATGATCATCTACGTATTGATCAATACTGTGCTGATAGAGGTGTATTTATTATTGAGAATCTTAATAATTTGGATTTATTATTAAAAGAAACATCAGGCAAACCATTTACAGTATACACTTTTCCTGTAAATATGGGTGGATTTTCAGGACTTCCTTGCAGAGTAGTAGCTGAATTATAA